The window CGAAATTCCGCAGTAATCGATTCACAAGCCATTGTTGCCCACACAGAGCTGCAAAGAATGCTGGCGTGAATTCACTGACAGAGGGAGAAGATGCAGTGCCGGGAGCTTTCTGCATCGTCGTTTTTCTGCGTTTGGCATCAAAAGAGGTCAACAGAATTCGATGATGTGCTTTCAACTCATTGATCGCTTGTGCCACTGGAACTGAAGCTTCTGAGTTTTTGATGTCGATGTTGAATTTAACCTGAGGGAAGTGTTCAAGCGCGGACCTCAGAGTTGGGATGTGTTCTGGTAAATCAGTAAATAACAGTGTTGAAATGGGCACGCCGTTAATATCGTCGTCGTGGAATAGCACCGCAATTCCATCTTTGGTTCCGTGGGCATCAGTTTCAATGTAATCGGCGCCAGCAGCCAAAGCACTAGAGAAGGCCTCAAGGGTGTTGGGAGTGCAATCGAGGGCTAAACCTTGGTGGGCCAGAATATGTGGCCCTGTGTTCTCAAAATAGCTATGCACGGCTAGAGGCTAACATCCTCTGGGGTTGGTAGTCTGCTTGAGGAAACTTTCACTAAGGAGACTCTCGTGTCGAACCCACTAGCTGCCGGATCACTTGCCGGAAAACGAGCACTTGTTACCGGATCTTCTCGCGGCATTGGTGCAGACACAGTTAACTATTTTGCAGAGGCTGGTGCGAAAGTTGTCGTCAACTATCGCAACAAAGAAGCACGAGCACTCAAGATCGTTGATGCCATTAAGGCAAACGGGGGAGAAGCCATTGCAGTTGGTGCAGACCTGACGGATCCCGCTTCGGTTGCGTCAATGTTTGCTGCAGCTAAGGAAGCATTTGGTGGACTCGACATTCTCGTGATGAATGCCTCGGGCGGTATGGAAGCAGGCATGGGAGATGACTATGCCATGAAGCTCAACCGCGACTCTCAGGTCAACCTTCTCAAA of the Aurantimicrobium photophilum genome contains:
- a CDS encoding glycerophosphodiester phosphodiesterase family protein; its protein translation is MHSYFENTGPHILAHQGLALDCTPNTLEAFSSALAAGADYIETDAHGTKDGIAVLFHDDDINGVPISTLLFTDLPEHIPTLRSALEHFPQVKFNIDIKNSEASVPVAQAINELKAHHRILLTSFDAKRRKTTMQKAPGTASSPSVSEFTPAFFAALCGQQWLVNRLLRNFDAVQIPASALSLNIVSPRLVKMYHKAGVMVHVWTINDPEQMKKLLEAGVNGIVTDRTDIAVTLLKN